A window of Pseudomonas monteilii contains these coding sequences:
- the rplX gene encoding 50S ribosomal protein L24 (assembly initiator protein; binds to 5' end of 23S rRNA and nucleates assembly of the 50S; surrounds polypeptide exit tunnel): protein MQKIRRDDEIIVIAGKDKGKRGKVLKVLADDRLVVGGLNLVKRHTKPNPMAGVQGGIVEKEAPLHASNVAIFNGETNKADRVGFKVEDGKKIRVFKSTQKAVDA, encoded by the coding sequence ATGCAAAAGATTCGTCGTGACGACGAGATCATCGTGATCGCCGGCAAAGACAAGGGTAAGCGCGGTAAGGTGCTGAAGGTTCTGGCTGACGACCGTCTGGTCGTCGGTGGCCTGAACCTGGTCAAGCGTCATACCAAGCCTAACCCGATGGCGGGCGTTCAGGGCGGTATCGTCGAGAAAGAAGCGCCTCTGCACGCTTCCAACGTTGCCATTTTCAACGGCGAGACCAACAAGGCTGACCGCGTTGGCTTCAAGGTTGAAGACGGCAAGAAAATTCGTGTCTTCAAGTCGACCCAGAAAGCGGTTGATGCTTGA
- a CDS encoding 50S ribosomal protein L5, whose product MARLKEIYRNEIAPKLKEELKLGNVMEVPRVTKITLNMGLGEAIGDKKVIEHAVADLEKITGQKPVVTFARKSIAGFKVREGWPIGVKVTLRSDRMYEFLDRLLAISLPRVRDFRGLNAKSFDGRGNYSMGVKEQIIFPEIDYDKIDALRGLDITLTTTARSDDEGRALLRAFKFPFRN is encoded by the coding sequence ATGGCACGACTCAAAGAGATTTACCGGAACGAAATCGCGCCCAAGCTTAAGGAAGAACTTAAGCTGGGGAACGTGATGGAAGTCCCTCGCGTTACCAAGATCACCCTGAACATGGGCCTGGGCGAAGCGATCGGCGACAAGAAAGTCATCGAGCACGCCGTTGCCGACCTGGAAAAGATCACTGGCCAGAAGCCAGTCGTGACGTTCGCTCGCAAGTCGATTGCGGGTTTCAAGGTTCGTGAAGGTTGGCCGATCGGCGTCAAGGTCACTCTGCGCAGTGACCGTATGTACGAATTCCTGGATCGCCTGCTGGCTATCTCCCTGCCTCGGGTCCGCGACTTCCGCGGCCTGAATGCCAAGTCCTTCGATGGCCGTGGCAACTACAGCATGGGCGTTAAAGAGCAGATCATCTTCCCGGAAATCGACTACGACAAGATCGATGCTCTGCGCGGTCTGGACATTACCCTGACCACCACTGCTCGTTCGGATGACGAAGGCCGCGCCCTGCTGCGTGCTTTCAAATTCCCGTTCCGCAACTGA
- a CDS encoding 30S ribosomal protein S14 → MAKKSMKNRELKRQLTVAKYAKKRAELKATIVDLNASPEERFAAVVALQKQPRDASAARLRNRCRLTGRPHGVYRKFGLGRNMLRQAAMRGDVPGLVKASW, encoded by the coding sequence ATGGCCAAGAAGAGCATGAAAAACCGCGAGCTGAAGCGTCAGCTCACGGTAGCCAAGTACGCTAAAAAGCGTGCCGAGCTGAAAGCGACCATCGTCGACCTGAACGCCTCTCCAGAAGAGCGTTTCGCCGCCGTTGTCGCGCTGCAGAAGCAACCGCGTGACGCCAGCGCTGCGCGCCTGCGCAACCGTTGCCGCCTGACCGGTCGTCCGCACGGCGTCTACCGCAAGTTCGGCCTCGGCCGTAACATGCTGCGCCAAGCTGCCATGCGTGGCGACGTACCAGGTCTGGTCAAGGCCAGCTGGTAA
- a CDS encoding 30S ribosomal protein S8 — protein sequence MSMQDPLADMLTRIRNAQMAEKSVVSMPSSTLKVAVAKVLKDEGYIADYQVTSEVKPSLSLELKYFEGRPVIEELKRASRPGLRQYKAVTELPKVRGGLGVSIVSTNKGVMTDRAARAAGVGGEVLCTVF from the coding sequence ATGAGTATGCAGGACCCGTTAGCGGACATGCTAACTCGCATCCGTAATGCCCAGATGGCTGAAAAGTCCGTCGTGAGCATGCCTTCTTCGACTCTGAAGGTTGCGGTAGCCAAAGTTCTCAAAGATGAAGGTTACATCGCCGACTATCAAGTCACCAGCGAAGTCAAGCCCTCCCTGTCGCTCGAGCTGAAGTATTTCGAAGGCCGTCCGGTCATCGAAGAGCTGAAGCGCGCTAGCCGTCCAGGTCTGCGTCAGTACAAGGCCGTTACCGAACTGCCGAAAGTACGTGGCGGTCTGGGCGTCTCCATCGTCTCCACCAACAAAGGTGTGATGACGGATCGTGCTGCGCGCGCTGCCGGTGTCGGCGGCGAAGTTCTGTGCACAGTGTTCTAA